CATGGACTTTCGTCAGGGTCTCCGGCCTGGCCGCGAACAGGCCGCGCAGGCCGTCGAAATGCGCCAGGATGTCGCGGGCCAGGGCCAGCACGGGTCGGCCCGCCGTGCCGGTTCGCAGCACGATGGCGAGCAGTTCGGCGTCGGTCAGCACGGCGGGGCCATGCCGAAGCAGCCGTTCGCGGGGACGCTCTTCGGCGGCAAGGGGCGGGCGGGCAAGCAGCATGGCAGTATCCCTGGGTCTAAAATGGCGGATTCACCCCATTACGGTGGCATATCTTGAGCACCGCTACGTCCAGCACGAATGTTTTTGTCCGTCCGGATTCCTACCTGACGCTGCACTACCGCATCGTCCTTGCCTCGGGACCGGGCGAAGGATCCGTCTTCGCCGATACCTTTACCGGGCGGCCGGCCACGCTGCAATTGGGCGCGGGCCAGTGGGCCCCCGGCATGGAGGCCGCGCTGGTCGGACAGGCCGAGGGCAGCCGGTTCAGCGTGACGCTGCCGGCGGCCGATGCCTACGGCGAGCGCAACCCCGACCTGATCCAGCGCGTCAGCCGCGCCATGCTGGCCGAACACGCCGGCGCCGACGCCAGCTTCGATCCGGGCGACCTGGTCGAATTCCAGGCGCCCAACGGCGGCCGATATTCCGGCGTGCTGAAATCGATGGACGACGATGGCGCGCTCTTCGATTTCAACCATCCGCTGGCCGGCACGGACCTGAGGCTGGACGTCCACATCCTGGGGGTGCTGTGATGAACCGCCCCGTCACGCGTCCCGACGCCGAGGTCGTGCTGGCGCAGCCGCGCGGCTTCTGCGCCGGCGTCGATCGCGCCATCGACATCGTCGAGCGTGCGCTGGAACTGCACGGCGCGCCCATTTACGTGCGTCATGAAATCGTCCACAACCGCTATGTGGTCGAGGACTTGCGCCGCAAGGGCGCGATCTTCATCGATGAACTGGATGAGGCGCCGGCCGGCGCCATCGTCGTCTTTTCCGCCCACGGCGTATCCAAGGCGGTGCGCGCCGAGGCCGAAGCCCGCGGGCTGCAGGTGTTCGACGCCACGTGTCCGCTCGTCACCAAGGTGCACGTGGAAGTTGCCCGCATGCGGGCCGCCGGGCGCGAAATCATCATGATCGGCCACAAGGGGCACCCGGAAGTCGAGGGCACGCTCGGTCAGTCGCGAGACGGCATGTACCTGGTGGAAACGGTCGAAGACGTGCAGGCGCTGCAGGTGTCCGACCCGGAACAGCTCGCGTTCGTGACCCAGACCACGCTATCGGTGGACGATGCGGCGGCCGTGGCGGCCGCGCTGAAGGCGCGTTTCCCCGCCATCGTGGAGCCGCGCAAAAGCGATATCTGCTATGCCACGCAGAACCGCCAGGATGCGGTAAAGCTGCTGGCGCCGCAATGCGACCTGGTGCTGGTGGTAGGCAGTCCCAACAGCTCGAATTCGAATCGCCTGCGCGAGGTTGCCGAACGCAAGGGGGTCGCCGCGTATCTGGTGGACAGCGCCGACGGCATCCAGGCAGAGTGGCTGGAAGGCCGCCAGCGCATCGGCATTACGGCCGGAGCCTCCGCGCCCGAAGTGCTGGTCCAGCAGGTCGTGGACCGCGTGCGTGAATTGGGGGCGGTGTCCGTGCGGACCATGCCCGGCCTCGAAGAAAACGTCGCCTTCCCCTTGCCGAAAGGCTTGTCGCGCAAGACCGCCGACGCCAATCGCACGCCCGCGTCCTGACCGTCGCGGCGTACTTCAGGAGTCCGCATGCAGCTGTACAGCTATTTCCGCAGTTCCGCCGCGTATCGCGTCCGCATTGCCTTGAATCTGAAGGGCCTGGCCTACACCTGCGTTCCCATTCATCTGCTGAAGGATGGCGGGCAGCAGCTGAAGCCGGACTACACAAGGCTGAATCCCCAGGCGCTGGTGCCCACGCTGGTGGACGGCGATGCGGTGCTCACGCAATCGCTCGCAATCATCGAGTATCTGGACGAAACTTACCCGTCGGCGCCCTTGCTGCCGGCCACGCCGCTCGCCCGCGCGCGGGTGCGCGCATTGGCGCAGAACATTGCCTGCGACATCCACCCTCTGAATAATTTGCGAGTGCTGCGTTATCTGAAGCGGGAAATGAATCTGCCCGACGAGGCGCGCGATACCTGGTACCGGCACTGGGTGGAAACGGGCCTGCTGGCGCTGGAAAAGATGCTGGCGGATTCTCCGGAAACGGGCACGTACTGCCATGGCGATACGCCGACGCTGGCCGATACGTGTTTGGTCCCGCAATTGTTCAACGCGCGCCGGCTGAAGTGCGATCTGTCTGCGATGCCTACCGTCGTGCGGATCGACGAGGCATGCCGCGCCTTGCCGGCCTTCCAGCAGGCGGCGCCGGAAAACCAGCCCGACGCGGAATAGGCGGTTGCCCGGCGCGGCCGACGTGCGCTGGCGCCGGGCGCGGCTTCCCAGAAACCAGGCCGTCAGGTCACCGGCGCCGGATTGAACAGCGCCAGGGAGTTGTGCAGGCGCAGCGCTTCCGCACAGCTTTTGCGGCGTCCGCTGGCGACGTCGAGCATCGTGTGGAACAGTTCCCAACCGACGTCGGCAATGCTGGCTTCACCCGTGGCGATTCGTCCCGCGTTGACGTCCATCAGATCGTGCCACCGCCGCGCCAGATCGTTGCGCGTGGCCACCTTGATCACCGGCACTTCCGCCAATCCGTAGGGCGTGCCCCGGCCCGTGGTGAAGACGTGCAGGTTCATGCCGGCGGCGAGCTGCAGCGTGCCGCAGATGAAGTCGCTGGCCGGCGTGGCCGTATAGAGAAGGCCCTTGACCGTGGCCCTTTCGCCGGGCGGCACCACCCCCGATATCGCCGAACGGCCGGATTTGGCGATCGAGCCCATCGCTTTTTCGACGATATTCGACAGGCCGCCCTTTTTATTGCCTGGCGACGTATTGGCGCTGCGGTCGGCCGCCCCGCGCGCCAGGTAGGCGTCGTACCACGCCATCTCGCGGATCAGGGCCTGAGCGATCTCGGGCGTGGCGGCGCGCGCGGTCAGTTGCGCGATACCGTCCCGCACTTCGGTGTTTTCGGAAAACATCACGGTGGCGCCGGCGCGCACGAGCAAGTCGCTGGCGTAGCCTACCGCCGGATTCGCGGTGATGCCGGAAAAGGCATCGCTGCCGCCGCACTGCACGCCCACAACGAGGTCGGAGACCGGACATTGCACGCGGCGCCGCTGGTCCAGGATGGCCAGGTGGCGCTTTGCCGTTTCCATGATGGACCGCACCATCGAGTCGAAGCCGACGTGCGCTTCGTCCTGCAAGGTGACCAGGTCCACGCGGTTGCCGCCGTCCAGGACGGGGATGCTGCCGGGCGGCATGAGCCGGTCCGGCTGCAGCTTTTCACAGCCCAGGCTCACCATCATGGCCGTGCCGCCGAAATTGGGATTCAACGCGATGTTGCGCAGCGTACGGATGGGAATGATGGCGTCGGGCGCGTCGATGGCGACGCCGCAGCCGTAGGTGTGTTCCAGGCCGATGACGTCATCGACGTTGGGATAGCGGGGAAGCAATTCTTCCCGTATGCGTTTCACCGCATGTTCGACGACGCCGGAAACGCATTGGACCGTGGTGGTGATGGCCAGGATGTTGCGCGTGCCAACGGACCCGTCGGCATTGCGGTAGCCCATGAAGGTATAGCCCTCCAGCGGTTCGGCGGGGGGCGGAACCCGGGTGGAAAGCGGCAGCTCATCGAGCCTGGGCGCGGCCGGCAGGGTAGTCACCCGTTCGTTCACCCAGCTGCCGCGGGGCAGGGAGCGGGCAGCGTAGCCGATCGTGACGCCGTAGCGGACGATGGCATCGCCTTCTTCGAGGTCGCGCAAGGCGACTTTGTGGCCCTGCGGAACGGCTTCACGCAGGGTCAGACCGTCGTCGAACACGGCGCCGGCGGGCAGCCCGCCGTCGTTCACGACGATGGCGACGTTGTCATCGTCGTGGATGCGGATATAGAGGGGTGTCTGGGGCTCGGACATGATGGCGGTGTGGAGGCAGGGCGGGGGTTCCCGTCCGACGTAATGTTTGTCATCGTACAAGGAACGGCCCAGCTTGTCAGCCAAGTTTGGCTTGCAGGGCGGAAATGTATGTGCGGATCAGGCGGCAACTGGTTGGCTGGCAGTGGAGTTGGCGCGGTATACCGATATGTTGTACGATAACGTATAACTTCAACGACCCACCACGCGCCCACATGACCACGCCGCAAGAACTCAAGCAAATCATCTCCCATGGCCTCCTGTCTTTTCCGATCACGGACTTCGACGAGCAGGGCGATTTTCGTCCGAAGTCCTACATCGAGCGCCTGGAATGGCTGGCGCCGTACGGCGCCAGCGCCCTGTTCGCCGCCGGCGGCACCGGGGAATACTTCTCGTTGGCCCCCGCCGAATATGCGGACGTGATTCGCACGGCCGTGCAGACCTGCGCGGGCAAGGTGCCCATTCTTGCCGGGGCGGGCGGTCCGACACGCACGGCCATCGCCTATGCGCAGGAAGCCGAGCGCCTGGGCGCCCATGGCATCCTGTTGATGCCCCATTACCTGACCGAAGCCAGCCAGGACGGCATCGCGGCGCACGTGGAGCAGGTGTGCAAATCGCTGAAGATCGGCGTCATCGTTTACAACCGCGCCAATTCGCGCCTGGGGCCGGACCATCTGCGC
The sequence above is a segment of the Bordetella genomosp. 9 genome. Coding sequences within it:
- a CDS encoding FKBP-type peptidyl-prolyl cis-trans isomerase translates to MSTATSSTNVFVRPDSYLTLHYRIVLASGPGEGSVFADTFTGRPATLQLGAGQWAPGMEAALVGQAEGSRFSVTLPAADAYGERNPDLIQRVSRAMLAEHAGADASFDPGDLVEFQAPNGGRYSGVLKSMDDDGALFDFNHPLAGTDLRLDVHILGVL
- the ispH gene encoding 4-hydroxy-3-methylbut-2-enyl diphosphate reductase is translated as MNRPVTRPDAEVVLAQPRGFCAGVDRAIDIVERALELHGAPIYVRHEIVHNRYVVEDLRRKGAIFIDELDEAPAGAIVVFSAHGVSKAVRAEAEARGLQVFDATCPLVTKVHVEVARMRAAGREIIMIGHKGHPEVEGTLGQSRDGMYLVETVEDVQALQVSDPEQLAFVTQTTLSVDDAAAVAAALKARFPAIVEPRKSDICYATQNRQDAVKLLAPQCDLVLVVGSPNSSNSNRLREVAERKGVAAYLVDSADGIQAEWLEGRQRIGITAGASAPEVLVQQVVDRVRELGAVSVRTMPGLEENVAFPLPKGLSRKTADANRTPAS
- the maiA gene encoding maleylacetoacetate isomerase; this encodes MQLYSYFRSSAAYRVRIALNLKGLAYTCVPIHLLKDGGQQLKPDYTRLNPQALVPTLVDGDAVLTQSLAIIEYLDETYPSAPLLPATPLARARVRALAQNIACDIHPLNNLRVLRYLKREMNLPDEARDTWYRHWVETGLLALEKMLADSPETGTYCHGDTPTLADTCLVPQLFNARRLKCDLSAMPTVVRIDEACRALPAFQQAAPENQPDAE
- the garD gene encoding galactarate dehydratase, giving the protein MSEPQTPLYIRIHDDDNVAIVVNDGGLPAGAVFDDGLTLREAVPQGHKVALRDLEEGDAIVRYGVTIGYAARSLPRGSWVNERVTTLPAAPRLDELPLSTRVPPPAEPLEGYTFMGYRNADGSVGTRNILAITTTVQCVSGVVEHAVKRIREELLPRYPNVDDVIGLEHTYGCGVAIDAPDAIIPIRTLRNIALNPNFGGTAMMVSLGCEKLQPDRLMPPGSIPVLDGGNRVDLVTLQDEAHVGFDSMVRSIMETAKRHLAILDQRRRVQCPVSDLVVGVQCGGSDAFSGITANPAVGYASDLLVRAGATVMFSENTEVRDGIAQLTARAATPEIAQALIREMAWYDAYLARGAADRSANTSPGNKKGGLSNIVEKAMGSIAKSGRSAISGVVPPGERATVKGLLYTATPASDFICGTLQLAAGMNLHVFTTGRGTPYGLAEVPVIKVATRNDLARRWHDLMDVNAGRIATGEASIADVGWELFHTMLDVASGRRKSCAEALRLHNSLALFNPAPVT
- the kdgD gene encoding 5-dehydro-4-deoxyglucarate dehydratase, giving the protein MTTPQELKQIISHGLLSFPITDFDEQGDFRPKSYIERLEWLAPYGASALFAAGGTGEYFSLAPAEYADVIRTAVQTCAGKVPILAGAGGPTRTAIAYAQEAERLGAHGILLMPHYLTEASQDGIAAHVEQVCKSLKIGVIVYNRANSRLGPDHLRRLADRCPNLIGFKDGVGDIENMVRVRRALGDRFAYLGGLPTAEVYAAAYKALGVPVYSSAVFNFIPKTAMQFYRAVASDDHATIGKLLDEFFLPYLDIRNRRPGYAVSIVKAGARLVGRDAGPVRAPLTDLTDEEMGMLDALIRKLGSQ